Part of the Aquimarina sp. TRL1 genome, CTCTTGGGTCTATTAGTCTTAAATACTAAAAAAGTAGCGGATCATTTTAAGGAAAAAATTGCCTTAACCATTTACCTAAAAGACAGTACCAAAGATGTCGAAATAAAACAATTAGAAAAGAGCCTGGCTTTGGCTGAATATACAAAATCAACAACTTTTATTTCTAAAGATCAAGCTGCAGAAGTGCACAGTAAAGATATTGGTGAGAATTTCATGGATTTTCTGGGATACAATCCATTACAAAACAGTATTGATGTCAACTTAAAAGCCGCTTATGTAGATGCTGCCAAAATCGCGGAAATTAGTGCTACTATCTCAAAAAAAGAGTTTGTGGACGAGGTTATCTATGACAAACCATTAATTTCTCTTCTGAATGACAATATTAAACGTATTAGTTTCTGGGTATTACTTGCCAGCGGAATTTTTACATTTATTGCGGTATTATTAATCAACAGTTCTATCCGATTGTCTGTCTACTCTAAGCGCTTTATTATAAAAACGATGCAAATGGTAGGGGCTACTAAAAAATTTATTCGTCGTCCTTTTGTATGGAAAAGTGTACGCTTAGGTATGATTGGCGCTATTGTTGCTATTGCGGGAGTCGGAACCGTTTTATATTACCTGAACGAAGCCTTCCCAGAACTTGCTTTACTTAACGATACGATCTTACTCGCTATTCTATTTATAGGGGTTTTTATCATAGGAGTTGTCATTACCTGGATTAGTACATACATTGCCACACAACGTTTTCTAAATCTCAGAACGGACGATCTTTATTACTAGATTATGGGACCTATTCACTGGAATATCGACCCTGAGATTACAACACTTTTTGGTGTACTCCCACTACGCTATTATGGTATTTTATTCGTAGCAGGAATTCTTCTGGCATATCAAGTTATAAAGAAAATCTACATTTCAGAAAATATCCCCCTCAAGGACTTAGATAAACTAGCTACTTACATCCTTCTGGGTACCTTAATAGGAGCGCGATTAGGGCATTGTATTTTTTATGACTTCTCGTATTTTTACCATCATCCTTTAGAAATTTTTCTTCCGGTAAAAATAACGAATAGCGGATGGCATTATACCGGTTTCTCTGGATTAGCAAGTCACGGAGCTGCCATCGGTATTTTGGTTGGAATTACCTTGTACACCATAAAAACAAAAACATCTTTCTTATGGGCTATCGACAGAGTAGCTTTGATTATTCCTGTTACTGCTTTTTTTATCAGAATAGGAAATTTTATGAATTCTGAGATTTACGGAAAACCTACTCAAGGAAATTATGGGGTTATTTTTATGAAGGATGATTTAATCCCTCGACACCCAACTCAATTATACGAAGGTTTCTCATACCTAATCATTTTTGGCGTATTATGGTTCCTTTACAAAAAGAAAAAAATTGTAGAGCAGAAAGGATATTTATTTGGCCTGTTCTTAGTTCTTATGTTTTCTGCCAGGTTTATCATTGAGTTTTTCAAGGAAAACCAAGCTTCTTTTGAAGAGAATATGATTATAAATATGGGGCAGTTATTAAGTCTACCTTTTATATTTACCGGAATCATTCTAAGCCTGATGAGCAAAAAAGACCTTTAGTTACTATGAAAAAATTCGCAAAAGTATACTTCATAATCATGTCCTTTCTGTTTATCATTTTCTTATGGATCGTGATACAAACATTCAAACCTGTACGCAATGTAGAACCTGAAGATGTTATGCTAATATCTGGTATTGTCGAACGTATTTATGAAGCTCCCGGAGACGACATAGCAATAAAGATTCAGGGAGATGATCATTATTACTACATCAACAGAGGCTTACAACATCAATTAAAATTAGATGTACTCCAACCACTTCTTCTGAATAAAAAAGTTACTTTGTATTCTATTAAAAGATGGACTATCTTTACCCGAGATTGCAACATGGGACATATATCCAAGTTGATAATAGACGAGCAGGTAATTTTTAATGAAATAAACAACGACACTCATGAAAAAACAATCTAAAACACCATCACAATCTGATTTTGTCTTTAGAAAGAAAAACTATATTGTTATGGCGATAGGTCTGGGCGTAATCGCATTAGGTTTTATTCTCATGGCTGGTGGTGGTAGTGATGATCCTGCTGTTTTTAATCCTGAAATTTATAATTTCAGAAGAATTCGGCTTGCTCCTATGATTGTATTACTTGGATTTGGTATTGAAGCCTATGCCATATTACTTGATCCTGACAAAAAAAAGAAAAAGTAGCTCTCTTCTGTTTCTCATCGTTTTTTACAGTGCATTCTCTTCTTATTTTTTAAGTTTCTTTGAGATTAGTAAGTATATTTGCAGACCTTAATCAATACGCACAAATCTACCGACCCTCTGATACTGACAGAGCAACGTAGCTATATAGCAATATACACATGGAAATTTTAGACGCAATTATCTTAGGAATTATTCAGGGACTTACAGAATTCTTACCTGTTTCTTCTAGTGGTCATTTAGAACTGGGAAAAGCTATTTTGGGAGCAGAAAGCATTCCAGAAGAGTCATTACTGGTCACCGTTGTTTTACATTTTGCTACTGCACTAAGCACCATTGTTATTTTTAGAAAAGACATTCTGGATATCTTTAAGGGCTTATTCGCTTTCAAAAAAAATGAGGAAACTCTTTTTTCATTTAAGATCCTCATTTCTATGATTCCTGCTATTATTATTGGAGTATTTTTTGAAGAAGAACTAGAACAGTTGTTTGGAGGTAACATCCGATTTGTAGGGTACATGCTTCTGGTTACCGCTGTCCTTCTCTGGTTGGCTGACAAGGCAAAAGATACGTTGAAATCTATAAGTACCTCAAATGCCCTGGTAATCGGAATTGCTCAGGCAATAGCAATGTTGCCAGGAATTTCTAGAAGTGGTGCTACGATTTCCACCTCTGTCTTACTAGGAAATGACAAAACCAAGGCTGCTCGTTTCTCCTTTCTAATGGTAATTCCATTAATTTTTGGTAAAATTGCTAAAGATCTTTTGGGTGGGAAAATTGATTTCGCTAATGCTAATATCCTTCCTTTGACTATTGGCTTTATTGCTGCCTTTTTATCTGGGTTAGTAGCCTGCACGTGGATGATCTCTTTGGTTAAAAAAAGCAAGTTATCATATTTTGCCTTATATTGTATCATAGTTGGACTAATTGCCATCGGCTTTAGTTTTATAAAATAACCCCCAAATGCTAACCGAACAAGATTATAAAGATGGTCAGGTAATTCTAATTGACAAACCTCTGGAATGGAGTTCTTTTCAGGTAGTCAATAAAATTAGATGGCATATCCGAAAAAAATTCAACCTAAAAAAAATAAAGGTTGGTCATGCTGGTACTCTTGATCCTCTTGCTACAGGTTTACTTGTCCTTTGCACAGGAAAATTCACTAAAAAACTTCAGGATTTTCAAGGGCAAATAAAAGAATATACCGGTACTATTACACTGGGAGCAACAACTCCTTCCTATGACCTGGAGACTGAAATCAATCAAACATATCCTACAGAACATATTACAGCAGAAATTGTAAAAAAAACTACAGAACAGTTTTTGGGTGATATCGATCAATACCCTCCTGTTTTTTCTGCTTTAAAAAAAGATGGAAAACGATTGTATGAATATGCCAGAGAAGGAGAAGCTGTTGAAATAAAATCCAGAAAAATTACAATTAGCGAATTCGAAATTACCCGAATCGAATTGCCGGAGGTAGATTTTAGAGTTGTATGCAGCAAAGGTACCTATATCAGATCATTAGCTAATGATTTTGGAAAAGCATTACATAGTGGCGGATATCTGAGTGCATTAAGAAGAACCAAAATAGGAGACTTTTCTACCGAAAAGGCACTTACTATAGAAGAATTTGAAGCCTTATTAACCCCTGAAATAAGCAATCCATAAAATATTGTCATAGAAACAGAGTTTACTTTACTGATGAATTTCATAGAAAAATATAAAGCCTTAATTATTACTTCCCTTCTCATGGGGATTTTACTACTTGGGCTATACAACATTCATATGCTGGGCACCTCCAATAACAAAGGAGAAATGCTAGTCGAACTTCCCGTAGAAGATATTATGGAAGAGCTAGAAAAAGAAAAGGAGGAACTGGATCCTATACAGGAACAACGAAAACTCATTGCTGCTAAACGCACACACAATGCCTATAATGAAGATTTTGAAGATCCTGATGATACTTCTTTTGAAGACCGTTTAAAAGCACTTACAGAAAGTCCTATCGCCGAATCT contains:
- a CDS encoding ABC transporter permease — encoded protein: MSSSFDRYQKRRLISSYFSVVISISLVLFLLGLLGLLVLNTKKVADHFKEKIALTIYLKDSTKDVEIKQLEKSLALAEYTKSTTFISKDQAAEVHSKDIGENFMDFLGYNPLQNSIDVNLKAAYVDAAKIAEISATISKKEFVDEVIYDKPLISLLNDNIKRISFWVLLASGIFTFIAVLLINSSIRLSVYSKRFIIKTMQMVGATKKFIRRPFVWKSVRLGMIGAIVAIAGVGTVLYYLNEAFPELALLNDTILLAILFIGVFIIGVVITWISTYIATQRFLNLRTDDLYY
- a CDS encoding DUF3098 domain-containing protein; translation: MKKQSKTPSQSDFVFRKKNYIVMAIGLGVIALGFILMAGGGSDDPAVFNPEIYNFRRIRLAPMIVLLGFGIEAYAILLDPDKKKKK
- the lgt gene encoding prolipoprotein diacylglyceryl transferase, with the translated sequence MGPIHWNIDPEITTLFGVLPLRYYGILFVAGILLAYQVIKKIYISENIPLKDLDKLATYILLGTLIGARLGHCIFYDFSYFYHHPLEIFLPVKITNSGWHYTGFSGLASHGAAIGILVGITLYTIKTKTSFLWAIDRVALIIPVTAFFIRIGNFMNSEIYGKPTQGNYGVIFMKDDLIPRHPTQLYEGFSYLIIFGVLWFLYKKKKIVEQKGYLFGLFLVLMFSARFIIEFFKENQASFEENMIINMGQLLSLPFIFTGIILSLMSKKDL
- the truB gene encoding tRNA pseudouridine(55) synthase TruB; the encoded protein is MLTEQDYKDGQVILIDKPLEWSSFQVVNKIRWHIRKKFNLKKIKVGHAGTLDPLATGLLVLCTGKFTKKLQDFQGQIKEYTGTITLGATTPSYDLETEINQTYPTEHITAEIVKKTTEQFLGDIDQYPPVFSALKKDGKRLYEYAREGEAVEIKSRKITISEFEITRIELPEVDFRVVCSKGTYIRSLANDFGKALHSGGYLSALRRTKIGDFSTEKALTIEEFEALLTPEISNP
- a CDS encoding undecaprenyl-diphosphate phosphatase, which codes for MEILDAIILGIIQGLTEFLPVSSSGHLELGKAILGAESIPEESLLVTVVLHFATALSTIVIFRKDILDIFKGLFAFKKNEETLFSFKILISMIPAIIIGVFFEEELEQLFGGNIRFVGYMLLVTAVLLWLADKAKDTLKSISTSNALVIGIAQAIAMLPGISRSGATISTSVLLGNDKTKAARFSFLMVIPLIFGKIAKDLLGGKIDFANANILPLTIGFIAAFLSGLVACTWMISLVKKSKLSYFALYCIIVGLIAIGFSFIK